The region TAGCAAGCCCATTCCTTGCTTCATGCATGATGTTAAATATATAGGAGCTATCTGCAGATATGTGAACATGAGATCCAAATTAGATTACTTCTATAAAATATTGTTGTTAAGAGTAGATAAAACTGCAATCTCCgttataaaaaataaaattttaaattttaaaattaaaaaaaaaaatagcTTCACTTGGCCTTGATTGTTTAGGTTTCGTGGAGTTTCTTAATCATATGTATGAAACATCAGTTTCATCCTTACTCTTTCAAGTTTTCAGATTTACCAACCTAATGTAAAAATCCAAGACATGTATGGGCAACAATAAATTTTAGTGTTCATCAATAATGTAGTTCATTCAAGAAAATTTACTAATTCAAGATCAAATTAATAGGATGTTTTTGGCTTGATTATCTTGCACTTACTTGCCAGGTCAATGCATGTGATGATAGAACTTGAGCATATGCAAGCCGATGTAGTTCCATCATACTGATTCCTCCCAAGTTATAACGCTCATCGTGTAGAAGAATCTCTGCTTGCTCACTCCCTGCAGTTAACAATTCCACGGCGTGTGCGACCATCCTATTTTGTTGACACAATGACATATACAAAAGTCACATTTTTATCAAAACCAATTACAGAAGGGAGTAGAACTGTGCATGATCAGTACTGGTCATTTTACTCCAAAAATGAGATTTTCAGTCGAAAACTAAATTTTGAAGTTTGAACATTTTGATTGTGGGCTTCTTGAGAGTAGAATAATCTAGATTCTAATCCAAACACGCACATAATAACAATCAAAAATAAATTAATAGAAGAGAAACAACTCACCAAGGACCAAATTCTCTGGAAATTTCTGCTAAAACAACCTAAGACATTTCAACATGGTCATTCAAGTTTAATATGGGAAAGTAAGAGTTGGATAAAAAACAAAATCATAAAACACGCAGAAGCAAGCCCAAAATACttgaaaagaaaaaagaatggagcatgaaaaataaattttaattattaCCTCTGTATTTTCTGCAAGAATTCCAATCATAAGTCCAGTCAACCTATGGGTACCAGTCGGTGGTTTTAATTGGATGCATTTCTGAGCCAAATTATACATGCTTTCTATTCCCTGTTTAGATAAGGGGGCACCGAAATTATTTAGAGACTCCATTAATTAACAAAGATATATGAAGAAgattatttaaaaaaacaatATGTTATATATGTAAAGTAAAGAACATTTTTTAAGTTATAATTGCTAAATAGTAGACAAAACTTACGGTCGTAAATGGCCTGATGTATAGAAAATGAGAAATATACAACTCAATCCAGTAACATGAAGCTGTACAGAGACTCTCAGTATTACCCAGCATAACTTGTAGCAAGTTTCTTAAGCCCTCACGAGTTTGTTGATTATCACACTGAATCCAGAATGGACTGCAGTCCAGTTTAGTAATTTGTGACCTCCATTTTTCCCAGGCCTATAAAATAGAAATACACAACATTCTATAACAGTCGAGTAAATGTGCTGAACAGGTGTGATGATGCATGTTAAAGTATTGCGGAATTTGGATATACTTTGATAAAGTCGGGTTTGGATTTAAAACAATCTCCTAAATTTCCAACAGCTGATTCATGACGTAATCGGGGCATTTTGGAAATAAGAACAGCGACTGCCTCCACCAGTCCATTTTCTAACTGCACAACAAAAGAGGATAGAAAATAAGACGagaaaaatataaataaatatataagTATAATAGCAGCAGTAGCAGTAGCAGCATGAACAACAACAATTAAGAATGTTGATTATAACAACGACATCATCATCTCTGTCATGTGTGAATTCATTGCGTTCGTGAGATAAAACTTTCATAATTTTCATGCCAACCTCACGGTAGCTGAGCTGATCTAATTGGTAAGACCCGTGTAACCGCAGCATTTTCACCTGCAAGTGAAAGCAAACTTGAATGAAATTCTTCATTTACAATGGAACATAAGATGCTGCAGTTAAAAATGCGGGTTCCTTTACTGACCACTATATCTAGCCAACCAACTGACAATGCAGATGACATCACTTCCCAATATCTAGGATCATCTTCAATCACCTGCATGGACAAAACTTCCTATGTTTATGTCCCCAACCTTGGAGAAATTGATCAAGCATAACTATTATACACATTAGTAACACGTCAAAAAGAACGATGTAATAAGCAATGCTCTATATACATTTGTAGACTACTTTTGAGACAGTTGCTTGTTTGCATATACTTGTAGGCTGTAGAACAGAATACTCCTGGTGAACATTGGGCATATACTGTGTGCATCCTCCTTATAGTGTTCACTAATATCATACGTTTATAGGAATTTATGGCTAGAATAAAGAGGCCAGTGTTTTGTGGCAATAGCAGTAGTAATGTGGGGTTTAAGCAGACAATAGAGTATTTGGGATGGCATCTAGAATTGCATTTAAGTTCGAATGGGAATAAGCTTTTTAAGAAAATTATAGATTTTAGCTCCATCATATCGATGAATTTCGAAATAAAATTTAACATTCAGAATTGCCCATTTCAGTTTTGATGTAAGCGTCATATTTACTGAATATCTATGTAAGGAAAACCACAGTTTATAGATCTCATGTAACAGCTAGTTACCAAAGCAAAATATAATAGAATAACTTCTCAAAGATTATAAAACTGAAAAGAAAACAATAACAAGGAAAAACCTTGACAAAACATCAAATAAATTTGTCAATGAGCAATTGTGACATCATAATTTTTTCAGATTTATATAAGAAACAATGAAAACTATAAAAAATTAAGGGAGGGGCACGTGCTGGTGCAGCCCAGAAATATGGCCTTAGAAAGCTAAGAACCCTCTGTTTAAGTTTAGGATTCATGACTCAAGGCTTCCTATCCCTACCATACAATTATGAGGACTCTCACTACAAGTAGTTTAGGACTTTACTTGTTTTCACGTTGTTTCCACATTTTTTATGAAAGTTTTATACATAAATTTTCCCGCATCCCCTTTTTCATTCCCCTTTTTATTTTCTTGGCTGTGTTTCATTCAACATTTGAGGGGAAAATTCATCTAAAAACAGTTGCAAGAGGCTAGGTAGCTATTCTTACCCTTTCTCTCGTTTTGGTCAAGATGTACAGTCATAGATCTTGGAAAATTGGCGGCTCTGTTTAATGCTGAAATGCCACGAATCGGATGCATGCACAGTACTATCCTGTTGCCTAAAATATAATGTTCTCTAACATATGTTGTTGGTTTTTTCCGGTACATTATTAAATTCTGCATTTTTGGGGCATATTTCTgtttatatattatatttatacaATAGCTACCATATGATACAACACCATCCGTTACTATGCTGCAAGAATCCTTAATGTAAACTCAAATACACCCAACATCTACAATTCCTAAGAGCCTGATAATGGTAATAGGTATTGATCAATGTAATATTCATCGGTATTCATAATCATCAATCAAATGCACATGTGGCCAAACCTGTATGTTGACAAGATCATTTTGAAAATCCACAAGCTTGCCATGAATTGTTTCCTGTGTACTGGTAAAGAGGCTATCATAGTCCTGTCATAAAATGCCACCATGAACTTAAAATAAGCAAATGTGAAGAGTTAAAATAATATACAACCATCTACAAAACCTATGGAAAAACAAATAAAAAGAGATTATTACAGCTAACCAATCAACAAGCCTTTCAGGAAGCCATGCTTGAGATTGCTTGTCCACATAAAATATCTCCATCAACTCCCAGGCAGCTTTCAAACATGTTGGCTCCTCATTATTCTACAGCAGGTGTTAAAAAGTAAGTGACCAACTTCTTTCTACTATAACTCCCGCAAAGAAGGTCTCAACGCAACTCCACACAGTCAGCAAGAGGATTTAGAAATAGTACCTGAACAATTTCATTCGGATCTTCAATTATAGGATTAAGGGCCAACTTTGGTTCGGCGAGAAGTGATGTTATGTCCTTACTATACTGAAGGACATGCTCCCACCTGATTTGTAAATAAACAGAAACCTATTGTCAAAAAGCGCACTTACATGAAACCGCATATGATTGTCAATCCACAAAAACCGCTTAACATAAAACATAGAAAATTCGAGTCAGTTCGTAAATGCGATTATTTCAAGAGGTACCCCATGAAATGAAGTGAAGCTAAAGCAAAATTAAGATgaattataaaaattaaaatcaaagcTCAAGACTGAACTTCAACATTCAGCTTTGGTATGAGATTCCCTTACAGGGAAGCATGAAAATGTCAGCGGGGAAAACATAACAAAATTCAAAGCGGTTTAATTATCAAATCTTAGAATAAGTAACGACCAAAATCAAATTAGCAGGTTAATCCAGCGAAAATAACAGCATAATAAAATTGAAATGCTTACAAGAAACAAATCAACCTTCACCAAAAGGTTTTCAAAAACTACAATATAAATCTTACAGAGGTCAATTACCAATCGGAATGATATGATGAAGGAGACTTTGACAATGCGGAAATTGAGCTCCGGCGACTCTGAAGCAGTGCAAAGGGGGCAACAGAGCCGTAGGCAATTCGGCGCCAGTCAGCATCATCAATTTCCGGATCTCCCCCGCCGAGCTTAACTTCGACGACCTTGGCGCCATCTCCAGCATCGGGGCTTCCAGAAGGTTCCGCGAAAAGGGAGACACGGAGGGAGTTTCCGCGGGACCAGGAAATGGCAACACGAGAAATTGGACGGGAGAGACCATGGTGGAGAGTATACACCGCGAGCGAGTCATTGGTCTCGCCGGAGAACGGGACCAGAGCTCCGTTGCTGGCGGAGTTGGGAGACATTTTTCAGTTGGGAGTGTGTTTTAGGGTTTTGGGGGTTTTAGAGATATTTTTTGAATAAATTTCGTTTAATAGGAAAGCAGCAACAACAAAAAAGAACACGATGATTTTCATATTAAATTTgaaattatattatttttattacaACTTACAAGTTCGTCCATTTAACTTAGATcatagttttttttttttatacaTGAGTTGTTAACACATTTTCATTAATGTTTAGATGACATGATTTGATTGATACTTatatgaaaaaaaattatattgtTAATATACCGATTAaatttttataaattatattgAATTGTAATGCAGTGAGACAGTTAGATGATATTGAGCAAGTGGTTTCTGCAACAAAAGGATGAACACAGCCGCAAAATACATCATACCAGAATTTACATGATATTTGTGAACTATTTGTATTCAATTTTTCTGCAAATTCAATCACCTAAAAGAACTCAATCACCCAATAGAAACTAGATACAACAAATAATTAGGCCATAATCAGCTTATTGTCCTGAATGTGCTATACTTTGATAACAATGGTGTAATTTTTACTTTTATATACACTACTGATGAATATTTCTCATATGTTTTCTGTTACTCCTTCAGTTTTCTTCTTTCCCTTTTCTTGCTCGCGCGAACTCGACGGTTCCTCTTGTTTGATATTAAAATCTTCCACCAATGGAGGCCATAGCACTAAGGTAGAAGTGTAACAATCCATTACCTTACCGTTTCCAAGGACTCCACTTCTTCCTCTTCCTAAAGACCAAACTTTATAACCCTCTTGTGCAACAATAACCGTATGAGCCGCGCCACATGCGACTTGAACCGGTTCCAAAAATTTATCCTCGCAAGGATTACTTACAGCAAGCGGAGAAAGAGCGTCGCTTGAATATTCACCAACAACTCGTGCATCTGGATATAATCCAAGCCCCTTCTCCATTCCCCACGACCAAACATCCCCGTCCGACGAAACAACACAAGTATGAAACAAACCACAGTCAACAGAAACAAGGTTCACAAACTGTGGCAATTCTTGAACAGGTTCAGGAATTGATGTACTTTGTATTGTTCCATGACCAAGTTGTCCATTATCACCATGACCAAATGTCCAACACACACTTTCTAATTCTAATGTGTCATTAGGCCTTTTTTTTCTATGAGTTAACAAGGCAGTGTGAAAAGCACCACATGCTATTTCATAAATTGACCAATGAGAATTTTGATCAAATGTTTTTACAATTTCTGGATTTGGTCTATTCTCTTCATCACCCAAACCTAATTGACCATGATTGTTGTTCCCCCAAGAGTAACAAATGAGATCATCTTGTTCACCATTGTATGATTCTCCAACACTAACTAGTGCTATAATGTGTTCATTTCCACATGCAACTTTTACCACAATGTGACCATGAAAATCCCAAACCGGAGTTGGAGTGAAATTGCTTACTATTGAGAATATACCATCTTTGCTTTGATTAGGACAGTTTCCCCACATCCATAGGGCTCCAAGATTATCAATAGAAAGTGACATCATTCCTCCTGCTTTGACAGAAACTATCTGTGGCCCGGATAGAAGTGAAAAGATGTGAACAAGTTAGTCACATACATAATGGTAGTCAGTTACATATCCCGATTGTTCGATCTAAATCAATATCATGTTGTCGTGCTCTAACCTAAACACTAAACAAAAACAGAAATTTGCATTAAACATAGTATAGCATAGTATACCTTTAGTGGTGGTTTAGCTTCTGCTTCTTCTATCAATGAGGTTGAAGAATCTGGAGGATGCAACTCAAGAAACTTGTTCAACAAGCAAGGAATAACGGAATAATATCCGTCTGTATATTTTGGATTGTGGGAATCCTCTTCATTGATGATACCAAGTTGACCATCCATACAATAGTCAAGGATGTAGATAAAAAAGAATTTTATAGCACCGACACCTCTGAAAAAAGGTATGTCAGTGTCTGTGTGTTCGTGTCTGAAACCGACAACGACACTtataattatatttaatttattcAATATCTCAAATTATTACCAGTATCGACGTGCCAGAGAGTTTGTGTCATGTTTCCTTTGTTTGTGCTTTA is a window of Lathyrus oleraceus cultivar Zhongwan6 chromosome 6, CAAS_Psat_ZW6_1.0, whole genome shotgun sequence DNA encoding:
- the LOC127091438 gene encoding nuclear pore complex protein NUP85 isoform X1; this translates as MSPNSASNGALVPFSGETNDSLAVYTLHHGLSRPISRVAISWSRGNSLRVSLFAEPSGSPDAGDGAKVVEVKLGGGDPEIDDADWRRIAYGSVAPFALLQSRRSSISALSKSPSSYHSDWWEHVLQYSKDITSLLAEPKLALNPIIEDPNEIVQNNEEPTCLKAAWELMEIFYVDKQSQAWLPERLVDWLADYDSLFTSTQETIHGKLVDFQNDLVNIQVIEDDPRYWEVMSSALSVGWLDIVVKMLRLHGSYQLDQLSYRELENGLVEAVAVLISKMPRLRHESAVGNLGDCFKSKPDFIKAWEKWRSQITKLDCSPFWIQCDNQQTREGLRNLLQVMLGNTESLCTASCYWIELYISHFLYIRPFTTGIESMYNLAQKCIQLKPPTGTHRLTGLMIGILAENTEVVLAEISREFGPWMVAHAVELLTAGSEQAEILLHDERYNLGGISMMELHRLAYAQVLSSHALTWQIAPIYLTSCMKQGMGLLENLLYRQSVQHNNLLLKNIEICRLYGLDYISSNIMKVAGVYHWKHGRKGAGVYWLQQSQDTNCLNRIAQQLFDSVGKSISDESFKQWEGIIELLGSESKPAGGLEFLHKYRDFKKSLQMVYSGKSADAARQAVGSLILLMKNPSTPQRFWLTLLYDSLKLLNWKDSPLLSVSETHLLLNKLQELSLARQRPQFTEPSLPPQALSSIRLALATNLGRAILDE
- the LOC127091438 gene encoding nuclear pore complex protein NUP85 isoform X2, with amino-acid sequence MSPNSASNGALVPFSGETNDSLAVYTLHHGLSRPISRVAISWSRGNSLRVSLFAEPSGSPDAGDGAKVVEVKLGGGDPEIDDADWRRIAYGSVAPFALLQSRRSSISALSKSPSSYHSDWWEHVLQYSKDITSLLAEPKLALNPIIEDPNEIVQNNEEPTCLKAAWELMEIFYVDKQSQAWLPERLVDWLADYDSLFTSTQETIHGKLVDFQNDLVNIQVIEDDPRYWEVMSSALSVGWLDIVVKMLRLHGSYQLDQLSYRELENGLVEAVAVLISKMPRLRHESAVGNLGDCFKSKPDFIKAWEKWRSQITKLDCSPFWIQCDNQQTREGLRNLLQVMLGNTESLCTASCYWIELYISHFLYIRPFTTGIESMYNLAQKCIQLKPPTGTHRLTGLMIGILAENTEVVLAEISREFGPWMVAHAVELLTAGSEQAEILLHDERYNLGGISMMELHRLAYAQVLSSHALTWQIAPIYLTSCMKQGMGLLENLLYRQSVQHNNLLLKNIEICRLYGLDYISSNIMKVAGVYHWKHGRKGAGVYWLQQSQDTNCLNRIAQQLFDSVGKSISDESFKQWEGIIELLGSESKPAGGLEFLHKYRDFKKSLQMVYSGKSADAARQAVGSLILNKYSQRHYQCQQSVFFRLFNFGVYVDN
- the LOC127091439 gene encoding ultraviolet-B receptor UVR8, which produces MASSGNSPFRVTSIAAGEAHTLLLTEDGRVYSWGRGTLGRLGLGSEQDQLFPAQIKFGSQDSVRIVEIAAGAYHSLALADDGSVWCWGYNLYGQLGIINEEDSHNPKYTDGYYSVIPCLLNKFLELHPPDSSTSLIEEAEAKPPLKIVSVKAGGMMSLSIDNLGALWMWGNCPNQSKDGIFSIVSNFTPTPVWDFHGHIVVKVACGNEHIIALVSVGESYNGEQDDLICYSWGNNNHGQLGLGDEENRPNPEIVKTFDQNSHWSIYEIACGAFHTALLTHRKKRPNDTLELESVCWTFGHGDNGQLGHGTIQSTSIPEPVQELPQFVNLVSVDCGLFHTCVVSSDGDVWSWGMEKGLGLYPDARVVGEYSSDALSPLAVSNPCEDKFLEPVQVACGAAHTVIVAQEGYKVWSLGRGRSGVLGNGKVMDCYTSTLVLWPPLVEDFNIKQEEPSSSREQEKGKKKTEGVTENI